The following coding sequences are from one Neodiprion lecontei isolate iyNeoLeco1 chromosome 7, iyNeoLeco1.1, whole genome shotgun sequence window:
- the LOC107219980 gene encoding flocculation protein FLO11 isoform X13 produces MKKSSCSILAVLVLFQLCGGIHTRVISDIPSPDNNEGSGFGGDGIEEIQNGFESINSGPEIVPIEVNGGDQQYLEGLPPAPIQGNMGGIPEFNNGFDLMNFEPENVPIEVNGEDQQYFEGLPPASFQENMGDNPEFNNGFDSMNFEPENVPIDVNGGDQQYFEGLPPAPFEGNIDYIVSQGDNENGQAAFGIQGEDADAGIPVGNDEQPIDNDANVDVQDDSPVIGFVGQNTIFDEQAPLNNAGFSDNMGDGSGEQASATNAGSGSQSGDNSGEQAPANNAGSGSQSGDNSGEQASANNAGSGSQSGSSSGEQASSDNAGSGSQFGKASVEWRINSTATINEAATNTEVATTTEAQTTTEAATTAEAASTTEAQTTTEAGTSDEAASTTEAGTGDEAASTTDAGTSDEAGTTDEAASTTEAGTGDEAVSTTEAGTSDEAASTTEAGTSDEGASTTEAGTSDEAGTTDEAASTTEAGTSDEAASTTEAGTSDEAGTTDEAASTTEAGTGDEAASTTEAGTSDEAASTTEAGTSDEGASTTEAGTSDEAGTTDEAASTTEAGTSDEAASTTEAGTSDEGASTTEAGTSDEAGTTDEAASTTEAGTSDEVASTTEAGTSDEGASTTEAGTSDEAGTTDEAASTTEAGTSDEAASTTEAGTGDEAVSTTEAGTSDEAASTTEAGTSDEGASTTEAGTSDEAGTTDEAASTTEAGTSDEVASTTEAGTSDEGASTTEAGTSDEAGTTDEAASTTEAGTSDEAASTTEAGTGDEAVSTTEAGTSDEAASTTEAGTSDEGASTTEAGTSDEAETTDEAASTTEAGTSDEAASTTEAGTSDEGASTTEAGTSDEAGTTDEAASTTEAGTSDEAASTTEAGTGDEAVSTTEAGTGDEAASTTEAGTSDEAASTTEAGTGDEAVSTTEAGTSDEAASTTEAGTSDEGASTTEAGTSDEAGTTDEAASTTEAGTSDEAASTTEAGTSDEGASTTEAGTSDEAGTTDEAASTTEAGTSDEAASTTEAGTSDEAGTTDEAASTTEAGTSDEAASTTEAGTSDEGASTTEAGTSDEAGTTDEAASTTEAGTSDEAASTTEAGTSDEAGTTDEAALTTEAGTSDEAASTTEAGTSDEAGTTTEAGTGDEAASTTEAGTSDEAASTTEAGTSDEAASTTEAGTTDEAGTTTEAGTGDEAASTTEAATSDEAASTTEAGTTDEAASTTEAGTSDEAASTTEAGTSDEAASTTEAGTTDEAGTTTEAGTGDEAASTTEAGTTDEAALTTEAGTSDEAASTTEAGTSDEAASTTEAGTSDEAASTTEAGTSDEAASTTEAETSDEAGTTDEAASTTGAGTTDVAASTTEDQTTTEAQTTTEAATTTAQTTTEVQTTTEAQTTTSAPTTTETPTTVVTTLSDESSDTSSSYDSGWSLWDAVVSSVKTAASATKNTLFGWL; encoded by the exons ATGAAGAAATCTTCCTGCTCGATTCTCGCCGTGTTGGTGTTGTTCCAACTCTGCGGCGGAATTCATACACGAG TCATTTCTGATATACCTTCACCGGACAATAACGAGGGTAGCGGTTTCGGAGGTGATGGAATTGAAG AGATCCAAAATGGATTCGAATCGATCAATTCTGGGCCGGAAATTGTTCCGATAG AGGTCAATGGAGGAGACCAACAATATTTGGAAGGGTTGCCACCTGCTCCAATCCAAGGAAATATGGGTGGTATTCCAGAGTTCAACAATGGATTCGACTTAATGAATTTTGAGCCTGAAAATGTTCCGATAG AGGTTAATGGAGAAGACCAACAATATTTTGAAGGATTGCCACCTGCTTCATTCCAAGAGAACATGGGTGATAATCCAGAGTTCAACAATGGATTTGACTCAATGAATTTTGAGCCTGAAAATGTTCCGATAG ACGTCAACGGAGGAGatcaacaatattttgaaGGATTGCCACCTGCTCCATTCGAAGGAAACATAG ATTACATCGTGAGTCAAGGCGATAATGAAAACGGGCAAGCAGCCTTCGGAATTCAGGGTGAAG ACGCTGATGCGGGCATTCCAGTAGGCAATGACGAACAGCCAATTGATAATG ATGCCAACGTTGACGTTCAAGATGATTCACCGGTCATTGGATTTGTAGGACAAA ATACCATCTTTGACGAACAAGCGCCGCTGAACAATGCAGGTTTCTCGGATAACATGG GTGACGGCTCTGGAGAACAAGCATCAGCAACCAATGCAGGTTCCGGTAGTCAATCTG GTGACAACTCTGGCGAACAAGCACCAGCAAACAATGCAGGTTCCGGTAGTCAATCTG GTGATAACTCTGGTGAACAAGCATCAGCAAACAATGCAGGTTCCGGCAGTCAATCAG GCAGTAGCTCTGGAGAACAAGCATCATCAGACAATGCAGGTTCCGGTAGTCAATTTG GCAAAGCATCTGTTGAATGGAGAATTAATTCGACTGCGACAATTAACGAAGCCGCGACAAACACTGAAGTTGCGACGACGACTGAAGCACAGACAACCACGGAAGCTGCAACAACTGCTGAAGCTGCATCAACGACCGAAGCTCAGACAACGACCGAAGCTGGAACAAGTGACGAAGCTGCGTCAACGACCGAAGCTGGAACGGGTGACGAAGCTGCGTCAACGACCGACGCTGGAACAAGTGATGAAG CTGGAACAACTGACGAAGCTGCTTCAACGACCGAAGCTGGAACGGGTGACGAAGCTGTGTCAACGACCGAAGCTGGAACAAGTGACGAAGCTGCTTCAACGACCGAAGCTGGAACAAGTGACGAAGGTGCGTCGACAACCGAAGCTGGAACAAGTGACGAAGCTGGAACAACTGACGAAGCTGCTTCAACGACCGAAGCTGGAACAAGTGACGAAGCTGCTTCAACGACCGAAGCTGGAACAAGTGACGAAGCTGGAACAACTGACGAAGCTGCTTCAACGACCGAAGCTGGAACGGGTGACGAAGCTGCGTCAACGACCGAAGCTGGAACAAGTGACGAAGCTGCTTCAACGACCGAAGCTGGAACAAGTGACGAAGGTGCGTCGACAACCGAAGCTGGAACAAGTGACGAAGCTGGAACAACTGACGAAGCTGCTTCAACGACCGAAGCTGGAACAAGTGACGAAGCTGCTTCAACGACCGAAGCTGGAACAAGTGACGAAGGTGCGTCGACAACCGAAGCTGGAACAAGTGACGAAGCTGGAACAACTGACGAAGCTGCTTCAACGACCGAAGCTGGAACAAGTGATGAAGTTGCTTCAACGACCGAAGCTGGAACAAGTGACGAAGGTGCGTCGACAACCGAAGCTGGAACAAGTGACGAAGCTGGAACAACTGACGAAGCTGCTTCAACGACCGAAGCTGGAACAAGTGACGAAGCTGCTTCAACGACCGAAGCTGGAACGGGTGACGAAGCTGTGTCAACGACCGAAGCTGGAACAAGTGACGAAGCTGCTTCAACGACCGAAGCTGGAACAAGTGACGAAGGTGCGTCGACAACCGAAGCTGGAACAAGTGACGAAGCTGGAACAACTGACGAAGCTGCTTCAACGACCGAAGCTGGAACAAGTGATGAAGTTGCTTCAACGACCGAAGCTGGAACAAGTGACGAAGGTGCGTCGACAACCGAAGCTGGAACAAGTGACGAAGCTGGAACAACTGACGAAGCTGCTTCAACGACCGAAGCTGGAACAAGTGACGAAGCTGCTTCAACGACCGAAGCTGGAACGGGTGACGAAGCTGTGTCAACGACCGAAGCTGGAACAAGTGACGAAGCTGCTTCAACGACCGAAGCTGGAACAAGTGACGAAGGTGCGTCGACAACCGAAGCTGGAACAAGTGACGAAGCTGAAACAACTGACGAAGCTGCTTCAACGACCGAAGCTGGAACAAGTGACGAAGCTGCTTCAACGACCGAAGCTGGAACAAGTGACGAAGGTGCGTCGACAACCGAAGCTGGAACAAGTGACGAAGCTGGAACAACTGACGAAGCTGCTTCAACGACCGAAGCTGGAACAAGTGACGAAGCTGCTTCAACGACCGAAGCTGGAACGGGTGACGAAGCTGTGTCAACGACCGAAGCTGGAACGGGTGACGAAGCTGCATCAACGACCGAAGCTGGAACAAGTGACGAAGCTGCTTCAACGACCGAAGCTGGAACGGGTGACGAAGCTGTGTCAACGACCGAAGCTGGAACAAGTGACGAAGCTGCTTCAACGACCGAAGCTGGAACAAGTGACGAAGGTGCGTCGACAACCGAAGCTGGAACAAGTGACGAAGCTGGAACAACTGACGAAGCTGCTTCAACGACCGAAGCTGGAACAAGTGACGAAGCTGCTTCAACGACCGAAGCTGGAACAAGTGACGAAGGTGCGTCGACAACCGAAGCTGGAACAAGTGACGAAGCTGGAACAACTGACGAAGCTGCTTCAACGACCGAAGCTGGAACAAGTGACGAAGCTGCGTCAACCACCGAAGCTGGAACAAGTGACGAAG CTGGAACAACTGACGAAGCTGCTTCAACGACCGAAGCTGGAACGAGTGACGAAGCTGCGTCAACGACCGAAGCTGGAACAAGTGACGAAGGTGCGTCGACAACCGAAGCTGGAACAAGTGACGAAGCTGGAACAACTGACGAAGCTGCTTCAACGACCGAAGCTGGAACAAGTGACGAAGCTGCGTCAACGACCGAAGCTGGAACGAGTGACGAAG CTGGAACAACTGACGAAGCTGCTTTAACGACCGAAGCTGGAACGAGTGACGAAGCTGCGTCAACGACCGAAGCTGGAACAAGTGACGAAGCTGGAACAACGACCGAAGCTGGAACGGGTGACGAAGCTGCGTCAACGACCGAAGCTGGAACGAGTGACGAAGCTGCTTCAACGACCGAAGCTGGAACGAGTGACGAAGCTGCGTCAACGACCGAAGCTGGAACAACTGACGAAGCTGGAACAACGACCGAAGCTGGAACGGGTGACGAAGCTGCGTCAACGACCGAAGCTGCAACGAGTGACGAAGCTGCGTCAACGACCGAAGCTGGAACAACTGACGAAGCTGCGTCAACGACCGAAGCTGGAACGAGTGACGAAGCTGCTTCAACGACCGAAGCTGGAACGAGTGACGAAGCTGCGTCAACGACCGAAGCTGGAACAACTGACGAAGCTGGAACAACGACCGAAGCTGGAACGGGTGACGAAGCTGCGTCAACGACCGAAGCTGGAACAACTGACGAAGCTGCTTTAACGACCGAAGCTGGAACGAGTGACGAAGCTGCGTCAACGACCGAAGCTGGAACGAGTGACGAAGCTGCTTCAACGACCGAAGCTGGAACGAGTGACGAAGCTGCGTCAACGACCGAAGCTGGAACGAGTGACGAAGCTGCGTCAACGACCGAAGCTGAAACAAGTGACGAAGCTGGAACAACTGACGAAGCTGCTTCAACGACCGGAGCTGGAACAACTGATGTAGCTGCGTCAACAACCGAAGATCAGACAACGACCGAAGCTCAGACAACCACCGAAGCTGCAACAACCACAGCACAGACAACGACTGAAGTTCAAACAACAACCGAAGCTCAGACAACTACTTCTGCTC CTACCACAACGGAAACTCCTACCACAGTCGTCACTACTCTTTCTGATG AATCTTCCGACACGTCGTCCTCCTATGATTCCGGTTGGTCGCTATGGGATGCTGTTGTATCAAGTG TCAAGACCGCTGCATCGgcaactaaaaatacgttattCGGATGGTTATAA
- the LOC107219980 gene encoding flocculation protein FLO11 isoform X15 has protein sequence MKKSSCSILAVLVLFQLCGGIHTRVISDIPSPDNNEGSGFGGDGIEEIQNGFESINSGPEIVPIEVNGGDQQYLEGLPPAPIQGNMGGIPEFNNGFDLMNFEPENVPIEVNGEDQQYFEGLPPASFQENMGDNPEFNNGFDSMNFEPENVPIDVNGGDQQYFEGLPPAPFEGNIDYIVSQGDNENGQAAFGIQGEDADAGIPVGNDEQPIDNDANVDVQDDSPVIGFVGQNTIFDEQAPLNNAGFSDNMGDGSGEQASATNAGSGSQSGDNSGEQAPANNAGSGSQSGDNSGEQASANNAGSGSQSGSSSGEQASSDNAGSGSQFGKASVEWRINSTATINEAATNTEVATTTEAQTTTEAATTAEAASTTEAQTTTEAGTSDEAASTTEAGTGDEAASTTDAGTSDEAGTTDEAASTTEAGTGDEAVSTTEAGTSDEAASTTEAGTSDEGASTTEAGTSDEAGTTDEAASTTEAGTSDEAASTTEAGTSDEAGTTDEAASTTEAGTGDEAASTTEAGTSDEAASTTEAGTSDEGASTTEAGTSDEAGTTDEAASTTEAGTSDEAASTTEAGTSDEGASTTEAGTSDEAGTTDEAASTTEAGTSDEVASTTEAGTSDEGASTTEAGTSDEAGTTDEAASTTEAGTSDEAASTTEAGTGDEAVSTTEAGTSDEAASTTEAGTSDEGASTTEAGTSDEAGTTDEAASTTEAGTSDEVASTTEAGTSDEGASTTEAGTSDEAGTTDEAASTTEAGTSDEAASTTEAGTGDEAVSTTEAGTSDEAASTTEAGTSDEGASTTEAGTSDEAETTDEAASTTEAGTSDEAASTTEAGTSDEGASTTEAGTSDEAGTTDEAASTTEAGTSDEAASTTEAGTGDEAVSTTEAGTGDEAASTTEAGTSDEAASTTEAGTGDEAVSTTEAGTSDEAASTTEAGTSDEGASTTEAGTSDEAGTTDEAASTTEAGTSDEAASTTEAGTSDEGASTTEAGTSDEAGTTDEAASTTEAGTSDEAASTTEAGTSDEAGTTDEAASTTEAGTSDEAASTTEAGTSDEAASTTEAGTSDEAASTTEAGTSDEAASTTEAGASDEAASTTEAGTTDEAALTTEAGTSDEAASTTEAGTSDEAGTTTEAGTGDEAASTTEAGTSDEAASTTEAGTSDEAASTTEAGTTDEAGTTTEAGTGDEAASTTEAATSDEAASTTEAGTTDEAASTTEAGTSDEAASTTEAGTSDEAASTTEAGTTDEAGTTTEAGTGDEAASTTEAGTTDEAALTTEAGTSDEAASTTEAGTSDEAASTTEAGTSDEAASTTEAGTSDEAASTTEAETSDEAGTTDEAASTTGAGTTDVAASTTEDQTTTEAQTTTEAATTTAQTTTEVQTTTEAQTTTSAPTTTETPTTVVTTLSDESSDTSSSYDSGWSLWDAVVSSVKTAASATKNTLFGWL, from the exons ATGAAGAAATCTTCCTGCTCGATTCTCGCCGTGTTGGTGTTGTTCCAACTCTGCGGCGGAATTCATACACGAG TCATTTCTGATATACCTTCACCGGACAATAACGAGGGTAGCGGTTTCGGAGGTGATGGAATTGAAG AGATCCAAAATGGATTCGAATCGATCAATTCTGGGCCGGAAATTGTTCCGATAG AGGTCAATGGAGGAGACCAACAATATTTGGAAGGGTTGCCACCTGCTCCAATCCAAGGAAATATGGGTGGTATTCCAGAGTTCAACAATGGATTCGACTTAATGAATTTTGAGCCTGAAAATGTTCCGATAG AGGTTAATGGAGAAGACCAACAATATTTTGAAGGATTGCCACCTGCTTCATTCCAAGAGAACATGGGTGATAATCCAGAGTTCAACAATGGATTTGACTCAATGAATTTTGAGCCTGAAAATGTTCCGATAG ACGTCAACGGAGGAGatcaacaatattttgaaGGATTGCCACCTGCTCCATTCGAAGGAAACATAG ATTACATCGTGAGTCAAGGCGATAATGAAAACGGGCAAGCAGCCTTCGGAATTCAGGGTGAAG ACGCTGATGCGGGCATTCCAGTAGGCAATGACGAACAGCCAATTGATAATG ATGCCAACGTTGACGTTCAAGATGATTCACCGGTCATTGGATTTGTAGGACAAA ATACCATCTTTGACGAACAAGCGCCGCTGAACAATGCAGGTTTCTCGGATAACATGG GTGACGGCTCTGGAGAACAAGCATCAGCAACCAATGCAGGTTCCGGTAGTCAATCTG GTGACAACTCTGGCGAACAAGCACCAGCAAACAATGCAGGTTCCGGTAGTCAATCTG GTGATAACTCTGGTGAACAAGCATCAGCAAACAATGCAGGTTCCGGCAGTCAATCAG GCAGTAGCTCTGGAGAACAAGCATCATCAGACAATGCAGGTTCCGGTAGTCAATTTG GCAAAGCATCTGTTGAATGGAGAATTAATTCGACTGCGACAATTAACGAAGCCGCGACAAACACTGAAGTTGCGACGACGACTGAAGCACAGACAACCACGGAAGCTGCAACAACTGCTGAAGCTGCATCAACGACCGAAGCTCAGACAACGACCGAAGCTGGAACAAGTGACGAAGCTGCGTCAACGACCGAAGCTGGAACGGGTGACGAAGCTGCGTCAACGACCGACGCTGGAACAAGTGATGAAG CTGGAACAACTGACGAAGCTGCTTCAACGACCGAAGCTGGAACGGGTGACGAAGCTGTGTCAACGACCGAAGCTGGAACAAGTGACGAAGCTGCTTCAACGACCGAAGCTGGAACAAGTGACGAAGGTGCGTCGACAACCGAAGCTGGAACAAGTGACGAAGCTGGAACAACTGACGAAGCTGCTTCAACGACCGAAGCTGGAACAAGTGACGAAGCTGCTTCAACGACCGAAGCTGGAACAAGTGACGAAGCTGGAACAACTGACGAAGCTGCTTCAACGACCGAAGCTGGAACGGGTGACGAAGCTGCGTCAACGACCGAAGCTGGAACAAGTGACGAAGCTGCTTCAACGACCGAAGCTGGAACAAGTGACGAAGGTGCGTCGACAACCGAAGCTGGAACAAGTGACGAAGCTGGAACAACTGACGAAGCTGCTTCAACGACCGAAGCTGGAACAAGTGACGAAGCTGCTTCAACGACCGAAGCTGGAACAAGTGACGAAGGTGCGTCGACAACCGAAGCTGGAACAAGTGACGAAGCTGGAACAACTGACGAAGCTGCTTCAACGACCGAAGCTGGAACAAGTGATGAAGTTGCTTCAACGACCGAAGCTGGAACAAGTGACGAAGGTGCGTCGACAACCGAAGCTGGAACAAGTGACGAAGCTGGAACAACTGACGAAGCTGCTTCAACGACCGAAGCTGGAACAAGTGACGAAGCTGCTTCAACGACCGAAGCTGGAACGGGTGACGAAGCTGTGTCAACGACCGAAGCTGGAACAAGTGACGAAGCTGCTTCAACGACCGAAGCTGGAACAAGTGACGAAGGTGCGTCGACAACCGAAGCTGGAACAAGTGACGAAGCTGGAACAACTGACGAAGCTGCTTCAACGACCGAAGCTGGAACAAGTGATGAAGTTGCTTCAACGACCGAAGCTGGAACAAGTGACGAAGGTGCGTCGACAACCGAAGCTGGAACAAGTGACGAAGCTGGAACAACTGACGAAGCTGCTTCAACGACCGAAGCTGGAACAAGTGACGAAGCTGCTTCAACGACCGAAGCTGGAACGGGTGACGAAGCTGTGTCAACGACCGAAGCTGGAACAAGTGACGAAGCTGCTTCAACGACCGAAGCTGGAACAAGTGACGAAGGTGCGTCGACAACCGAAGCTGGAACAAGTGACGAAGCTGAAACAACTGACGAAGCTGCTTCAACGACCGAAGCTGGAACAAGTGACGAAGCTGCTTCAACGACCGAAGCTGGAACAAGTGACGAAGGTGCGTCGACAACCGAAGCTGGAACAAGTGACGAAGCTGGAACAACTGACGAAGCTGCTTCAACGACCGAAGCTGGAACAAGTGACGAAGCTGCTTCAACGACCGAAGCTGGAACGGGTGACGAAGCTGTGTCAACGACCGAAGCTGGAACGGGTGACGAAGCTGCATCAACGACCGAAGCTGGAACAAGTGACGAAGCTGCTTCAACGACCGAAGCTGGAACGGGTGACGAAGCTGTGTCAACGACCGAAGCTGGAACAAGTGACGAAGCTGCTTCAACGACCGAAGCTGGAACAAGTGACGAAGGTGCGTCGACAACCGAAGCTGGAACAAGTGACGAAGCTGGAACAACTGACGAAGCTGCTTCAACGACCGAAGCTGGAACAAGTGACGAAGCTGCTTCAACGACCGAAGCTGGAACAAGTGACGAAGGTGCGTCGACAACCGAAGCTGGAACAAGTGACGAAGCTGGAACAACTGACGAAGCTGCTTCAACGACCGAAGCTGGAACAAGTGACGAAGCTGCGTCAACCACCGAAGCTGGAACAAGTGACGAAG CTGGAACAACTGACGAAGCTGCTTCAACGACCGAAGCTGGAACGAGTGACGAAGCTGCGTCAACGACCGAAGCTGGAACAAGTGACGAAG CTGCTTCAACGACCGAAGCTGGAACAAGTGACGAAGCTGCGTCAACGACCGAAGCTGGAACGAGTGACGAAG CTGCTTCAACGACCGAAGCTGGAGCGAGTGACGAAGCTGCGTCAACGACCGAAGCTGGAACAACTGACGAAGCTGCTTTAACGACCGAAGCTGGAACGAGTGACGAAGCTGCGTCAACGACCGAAGCTGGAACAAGTGACGAAGCTGGAACAACGACCGAAGCTGGAACGGGTGACGAAGCTGCGTCAACGACCGAAGCTGGAACGAGTGACGAAGCTGCTTCAACGACCGAAGCTGGAACGAGTGACGAAGCTGCGTCAACGACCGAAGCTGGAACAACTGACGAAGCTGGAACAACGACCGAAGCTGGAACGGGTGACGAAGCTGCGTCAACGACCGAAGCTGCAACGAGTGACGAAGCTGCGTCAACGACCGAAGCTGGAACAACTGACGAAGCTGCGTCAACGACCGAAGCTGGAACGAGTGACGAAGCTGCTTCAACGACCGAAGCTGGAACGAGTGACGAAGCTGCGTCAACGACCGAAGCTGGAACAACTGACGAAGCTGGAACAACGACCGAAGCTGGAACGGGTGACGAAGCTGCGTCAACGACCGAAGCTGGAACAACTGACGAAGCTGCTTTAACGACCGAAGCTGGAACGAGTGACGAAGCTGCGTCAACGACCGAAGCTGGAACGAGTGACGAAGCTGCTTCAACGACCGAAGCTGGAACGAGTGACGAAGCTGCGTCAACGACCGAAGCTGGAACGAGTGACGAAGCTGCGTCAACGACCGAAGCTGAAACAAGTGACGAAGCTGGAACAACTGACGAAGCTGCTTCAACGACCGGAGCTGGAACAACTGATGTAGCTGCGTCAACAACCGAAGATCAGACAACGACCGAAGCTCAGACAACCACCGAAGCTGCAACAACCACAGCACAGACAACGACTGAAGTTCAAACAACAACCGAAGCTCAGACAACTACTTCTGCTC CTACCACAACGGAAACTCCTACCACAGTCGTCACTACTCTTTCTGATG AATCTTCCGACACGTCGTCCTCCTATGATTCCGGTTGGTCGCTATGGGATGCTGTTGTATCAAGTG TCAAGACCGCTGCATCGgcaactaaaaatacgttattCGGATGGTTATAA